In a single window of the Papaver somniferum cultivar HN1 chromosome 8, ASM357369v1, whole genome shotgun sequence genome:
- the LOC113305570 gene encoding uncharacterized protein LOC113305570, which produces MGNALGRSIKVDETTVKREIGYYASVLVEMDMSKYIPRKIWVESMYGSFEQRVHIPKVPKFCIHCQVVGHSVTECRSKKKNQDQVETETVVQTKKTWRKVKNKNKAGFDICFGEGGSTQNDSQILDSEDEIIDAIIPPITPGGGKTLIDNSQKVNEEVVNSGKFQVLRNIPEEILNSPTAFPDLSLSKTLDVTSSAPSINEVITLIPHLGKYGSNADSTQVKQKADRRELWIDMEEINSLNKPCLVIGDFSVVTSKYEKVGGLKPLRISMLEFNNCLNRCGLIQAPKTGLEFSCCNNRAGRKIIACNLDMVVFNNKWLEVYPSWGYKVSARGISDHGVLCGVNADIPKPKNVPFRALKVWKSHSSFKQVTIDSRNSEIIGNPGFIFMSKLKRLKKDIQLWNWNSFGDVTKKLKQAEKEVLKATLLSDRNPLDLNLLNNLVTSRGKQEILLDQQKEVTFATNIFRDIPIMVTNDDNTFLEATPKADEIREAVFELNPESAPGPDGFAGWFYREVWDIIRKDYKCNSVLVE; this is translated from the exons ATGGGGAATGCTTTGGGTCGTTCAATTAAAGTGGATGAAACTACTGTTAAGAGAGAAATAGGATATTATGCAAGTGTTTTGGTAGAAATGGATATGTCAAAATATATTCCTAGGAAGATATGGGTTGAATCAATGTATGGTAGCTTTGAACAAAGAGTACATATTCCAAAAGTTCCTAAGTTTTGCATTCATTGCCAGGTAGTTGGCCACTCTGTTACTGAATGcagatcaaagaaaaaaaatcaggatCAAGTAGAGACAGAGACAGTGGTTCAAACAAAGAAAACTTGGAGAAAggtgaagaataaaaataaagCTGGTTTTGATATTTGCTTTGGTGAAGGTGGATCAACTCAGAATGATTCTCAAATACTAGATAGTGAAGATGAGATTATTGATGCCATAATTCCTCCAATAACTCCCGGTGGTGGTAAAACTTTAATTGATAATTCTCAAAAGGTAAATGAAGAAGTTGTTAATTCTGGCAAATTTCAAGTTCTCCGGAATATTCCTGAGGAAATTCTCAATTCTCCAACTGCCTTTCCAGATTTATCTTTATCAAAGACTTTGGATGTTACTTCAAGTGCACCTTCTATAAATGAAGTTATTACATTAATACCTCATTTGGGAAAATATGGCTCAAATGCAGACAGTACTCAAGTCAAGCAGAAGGCAG ATAGAAGAGAACTGTGGATTGATATGGAAGAAATAAATTCTTTAAATAAACCATGTCTTGTTATTGGGGATTTTAGTGTTGTTACTAGTAaatatgaaaaagttggtggtctaAAGCCTTTAAGAATCTCTATGTTGGagttcaataattgtttaaatagATGTGGTCTGATTCAAGCACCAAAAACTGGATTAGAGTTCTCATGTTGTAACAACAGAGCTGGAAGAAAAATAATTGCTTGCAATCTTGACATGGTTGTATTTAATAATAAATGGCTGGAAGTATATCCAAGTTGGGGTTACAAAGTTAGTGCAAGAGGAATTTCTGATCATGGTGTTTTGTGTGGTGTTAATGCAGACATTCCAAAACCTAAAAATGTTCCTTTCAGAGCTTTAAAGGTATGGAAATCTCATTCTTCTTTTAAACAAGTAACCATTGACTCTCGGAATTCAGAAATTATTGGAAATCCTGGGTTTATTTTTATGAGTAAATTAAAAAGACTCAAAAAAGACATCCAACTATGGAACTGGAATTCTTTTGGAGATGTTACAAAAAAGCTAAAACAGGCAGAAAAAGAAGTTTTGAAAGCAACTCTCTTATCTGATAGAAATCCTTTGGACTTAAATCTTCTCAATAATCTTGTTACATCAAGAGGAAAACAGGAGATTCTTTTAGATCAACAAAAG GAAGTAACTTTTGCTACAAACATTTTTAGAGATATTCCTATTATGGTAACTAATGATGATAATACTTTTCTTGAAGCTACTCCAAAAGCAGATGAGATAAGAGAAGCAGTTTTTGAATTAAATCCAGAAAGTgcccctggtccagatggatttgCTGGTTGGTTTTATAGAGAAGTATGGGATATAATTAGGAAAGATTATAAGTGCAATTCAGTTTTGGTGGAGTAG